The Planococcus liqunii genome includes a region encoding these proteins:
- the rpsD gene encoding 30S ribosomal protein S4 has product MSRYTGPAWKQSRRLGVSLSGTGKELEKRPYAPGQHGANQRRKVSEYGLQLQEKQKLRFMFGVNERQFKTLFNKAGKMPGKHGENFMILLEARLDNVVYRLGLARTRRQARQLVNHGHILVDGKRLDIPSYSVKPGQTIAFRERSNNLDVVNEAIEVSNFVPEYVSIDAENKVGTFVRYPERSELSAEISEQLIVEYYSR; this is encoded by the coding sequence ATGTCTCGTTATACAGGTCCAGCATGGAAACAGTCTCGCCGCCTAGGAGTTTCTCTTAGCGGAACAGGCAAAGAACTAGAAAAACGCCCTTACGCACCAGGTCAACACGGTGCTAACCAACGCAGAAAAGTTTCTGAGTACGGTTTGCAACTTCAAGAAAAACAAAAACTTCGTTTCATGTTTGGTGTAAACGAACGCCAATTCAAAACTTTATTCAACAAAGCTGGTAAAATGCCAGGTAAACACGGTGAAAACTTCATGATCTTGCTTGAAGCTCGCCTTGATAACGTTGTTTATCGTTTAGGTCTTGCGCGCACTCGCCGCCAAGCTCGCCAATTGGTAAACCACGGCCACATCCTTGTTGATGGCAAACGCCTTGACATCCCGTCATACAGCGTAAAACCAGGTCAAACAATCGCATTCCGCGAACGTTCAAACAACCTTGATGTCGTTAACGAAGCAATCGAAGTAAGCAACTTCGTTCCTGAATACGTATCAATCGACGCTGAAAACAAAGTAGGTACTTTTGTACGCTACCCAGAACGCAGCGAATTGTCTGCTGAAATCAGCGAACAGTTGATCGTTGAGTACTACTCACGTTAA
- a CDS encoding transglycosylase domain-containing protein: MQDKVKNVLRKTEETLNRWTSAKWYKRLSITTSVFWNLAILLAIILVAGGVFAASVGAGYFASLVDEEKLRTPDEMRGEIYSYEETSEMFFDNDVYIGKIQTDLERKETQLDKVAKTAIDAVLATEDEYFLEHEGIVPKAILRGLFQDVSNSDSQTGGSTLTQQLIKNQILTNEVSYERKAKEILLAMRLEKFMSKNEIMEAYLNIIPYGRNSSGANIAGIETAANGLFDKSASELSLPQSAFIAGIPKAPFRYTPYSSGGELKNAEGLQPGIDRMKTVLFRMKETGYITEEEYNQAVAYDIVKDFRKDEQRSYEKYPYITVELEKRASRIIMDVLAEQDGVDPKTLEENNKIYEEYAILADRAVRSNGYRIHSTINKDLYDAHEKAKNAYKGYGTTLTVESTNEEGEAVMKELPVQVGSMMIENKTGRILSFIGGRDHAVEKLNHATQAYRSIGSTVKPLLVYGPALEFGAIGAGSPVVDVKFTLNDNGKAWTPANFVPTSEQGIMPARDALAQSQNLPALRLYGQIREQMPINYLINAGFSTVVENENYNASAALGGGIEGSVEELTSGYATVANGGKKVDPFMIERIEDADGNVVFEHKAEEKEIYTPQTAYILTDMLRDVFDTDRGTANRANGLLDFNADFAGKTGTTQETRDVWLVGYNPNVTMGVWLGYDREKYSLDNFRNTNLQPSVRVNQLWASLMNTTYQTAPDVVGAKETFKAPKGVVTRSFCSISGLAPGGGCSSAGLVASDLFNENVMTPKKADDSLTSGSYTTVNGSRYLALDSTPREFVTSGGAGVSKAYIDRMLAPFGGDAGKLFPGNSRFSKVVSGATLKHDGVAPSSVSASISGTTITWSDSPSNDIVGYRVYRSGGSSLASISESRGNSFKVSGAGSYYVVAVDITGKQSSASNTVSVAAPKPKPAPKEEEKKDEPAAPPADEPEEPTEETPDEPAEPEEPEEPEEPAETPDEPAEPEEPADEPAEPEEPTDP, encoded by the coding sequence GTGCAAGATAAGGTGAAAAATGTTCTCAGGAAAACTGAAGAAACTTTAAATAGATGGACCTCCGCAAAGTGGTATAAACGGCTAAGCATCACGACAAGCGTCTTTTGGAACTTGGCCATTCTGCTGGCGATTATACTAGTCGCGGGCGGTGTATTTGCCGCTTCTGTCGGAGCCGGTTATTTTGCTTCTTTAGTGGACGAAGAAAAACTTCGGACCCCTGATGAAATGCGCGGAGAAATTTACAGCTACGAAGAAACGTCCGAGATGTTTTTCGATAATGACGTCTATATCGGAAAAATCCAGACTGATTTGGAACGCAAAGAAACCCAATTGGACAAAGTTGCAAAAACAGCGATTGATGCAGTTCTCGCTACCGAAGACGAGTACTTTTTGGAACATGAAGGCATTGTGCCAAAAGCGATCCTTCGCGGATTGTTCCAGGATGTATCCAATTCCGATAGCCAGACCGGGGGATCTACGCTGACCCAGCAGCTGATTAAAAACCAGATTTTGACGAACGAAGTATCCTATGAACGGAAAGCAAAAGAAATTCTGCTTGCCATGCGTCTTGAGAAATTCATGTCTAAAAATGAGATCATGGAAGCTTATCTGAACATCATCCCTTACGGCAGAAATTCTTCCGGCGCCAACATTGCCGGCATTGAAACTGCTGCGAACGGACTGTTTGATAAATCGGCGAGCGAATTGAGTTTGCCGCAGTCAGCATTTATCGCCGGAATTCCAAAAGCTCCTTTCCGCTATACCCCTTATTCTTCAGGCGGTGAGTTAAAAAATGCGGAAGGTTTACAGCCTGGCATTGACCGGATGAAAACAGTATTGTTCCGCATGAAAGAAACCGGCTATATCACGGAAGAAGAATACAATCAGGCGGTTGCCTATGATATCGTGAAAGATTTCCGCAAAGATGAACAGCGTTCATATGAGAAATATCCGTATATCACCGTCGAACTTGAAAAACGGGCATCACGCATCATTATGGACGTGCTTGCCGAGCAAGATGGCGTTGATCCAAAGACCCTGGAAGAAAACAACAAAATTTACGAGGAATATGCAATTTTAGCTGACCGGGCAGTCCGCTCAAACGGCTACCGCATTCACTCGACCATCAACAAAGATTTGTACGATGCCCATGAAAAAGCGAAAAATGCTTACAAAGGCTACGGCACGACTTTAACGGTTGAGTCGACCAATGAAGAAGGCGAAGCCGTCATGAAAGAGCTTCCGGTCCAGGTCGGCAGTATGATGATTGAAAACAAAACCGGCCGGATCTTAAGCTTTATCGGCGGCCGTGACCACGCTGTGGAGAAATTGAACCACGCGACGCAAGCTTACCGTTCCATCGGCTCTACCGTAAAGCCTTTGCTTGTATACGGGCCAGCACTTGAATTTGGCGCAATCGGCGCGGGCAGCCCCGTAGTCGATGTAAAATTCACTTTAAATGACAACGGCAAGGCTTGGACGCCTGCCAACTTTGTTCCGACGAGCGAGCAAGGCATCATGCCGGCGCGCGATGCACTGGCACAGTCCCAAAACTTGCCTGCCCTCCGCCTATATGGCCAAATTAGAGAACAAATGCCGATCAATTACTTGATCAATGCCGGTTTCTCTACAGTCGTTGAAAATGAAAACTACAATGCTTCCGCTGCTCTAGGCGGAGGGATTGAAGGTTCTGTAGAAGAATTGACAAGCGGTTACGCTACTGTCGCCAATGGCGGCAAAAAAGTGGATCCGTTCATGATCGAACGCATTGAAGACGCGGATGGCAATGTAGTTTTTGAACATAAAGCCGAGGAAAAAGAAATTTACACGCCTCAGACAGCGTACATCTTAACGGATATGCTGCGTGATGTATTTGACACGGATCGCGGTACCGCCAACCGTGCAAATGGATTGCTGGACTTTAATGCTGACTTTGCCGGCAAGACCGGTACAACTCAAGAAACAAGAGATGTTTGGCTGGTTGGGTATAACCCGAATGTCACGATGGGTGTTTGGCTTGGCTATGACAGAGAAAAATACTCTCTTGATAATTTCCGAAATACCAATTTACAGCCTTCCGTCCGTGTTAACCAATTGTGGGCGAGCTTAATGAATACAACTTATCAAACGGCTCCGGATGTAGTCGGAGCTAAAGAAACATTCAAAGCACCAAAAGGCGTCGTCACTCGTTCGTTCTGCAGCATTTCAGGCCTTGCACCAGGCGGCGGCTGTTCATCAGCTGGCCTAGTCGCATCTGACTTGTTCAACGAAAATGTCATGACCCCGAAAAAAGCGGATGACAGTTTGACTTCCGGATCTTATACAACCGTCAACGGCAGCCGTTACTTGGCTCTGGACAGCACGCCAAGAGAGTTTGTTACAAGCGGCGGCGCTGGAGTGTCAAAAGCATATATTGACCGCATGCTTGCACCATTCGGCGGAGATGCCGGCAAGTTATTCCCTGGAAACTCCAGATTCTCTAAAGTCGTTTCGGGCGCTACATTGAAACATGATGGCGTTGCACCATCAAGTGTCAGCGCCAGCATTAGCGGAACAACCATCACTTGGAGCGACTCCCCTTCCAATGATATTGTGGGATACCGGGTATACCGCAGCGGCGGCAGCTCTTTAGCTTCCATCTCTGAATCACGCGGCAATTCCTTTAAAGTTTCGGGGGCTGGCAGCTATTATGTAGTAGCTGTCGATATCACCGGCAAGCAGTCTTCTGCTTCTAACACGGTGAGTGTCGCAGCACCAAAACCGAAACCAGCGCCAAAAGAGGAAGAGAAAAAGGATGAACCGGCTGCTCCACCGGCAGATGAACCAGAAGAACCAACCGAAGAAACACCGGATGAACCAGCAGAGCCAGAAGAACCTGAAGAACCTGAAGAACCTGCTGAAACGCCGGATGAACCTGCTGAACCTGAAGAACCTGCTGATGAACCTGCTGAACCAGAAGAACCTACTGACCCATAA
- a CDS encoding general stress protein: MSKVIGSYHSENEAIDAIEDLKRQGYRSEDISVLSKDKEEIRNVTEETGTHAGEGAAAGAVTGGALGGLGGVLAGIGALAIPGIGPIVAAGPIVAGLTGAAAGAGVGGLAGALIGMGIPEEEAQEYETQFKEGRILVLVDDSNSAIPDHNDRDSFISGQESRPGVVRETYTTDRTNSGITRGSDSIDRNSSLGDNRNSFESSSGRDADIGSTKDAYISSSNADAGTTSETYISERDAQDGLIRDSSALNHNQDPLIGDERSSTIRGDRNSTLGSDSDAGLDDDLGRPNKRGQAGL; this comes from the coding sequence ATGTCAAAAGTAATTGGTTCTTACCATTCTGAGAATGAAGCAATCGATGCAATTGAAGACCTTAAAAGACAAGGATATCGTTCAGAGGATATCTCGGTTCTCAGCAAAGACAAAGAGGAAATACGTAATGTAACGGAAGAAACCGGAACGCATGCCGGAGAAGGCGCCGCTGCCGGTGCTGTGACAGGAGGGGCTCTTGGCGGATTGGGCGGTGTGCTTGCCGGCATCGGAGCGCTTGCCATTCCAGGAATTGGACCGATTGTAGCTGCCGGACCGATTGTGGCCGGGCTCACGGGAGCTGCAGCAGGTGCTGGAGTCGGTGGACTCGCCGGTGCTTTAATCGGTATGGGAATTCCGGAAGAAGAAGCTCAGGAATATGAAACACAATTTAAAGAAGGCCGTATTCTAGTATTGGTGGATGACAGCAATAGCGCCATTCCGGACCACAATGACCGCGACAGCTTCATCAGCGGACAGGAATCACGTCCGGGAGTAGTGCGGGAAACTTATACAACGGACCGGACAAATTCGGGAATTACGAGAGGTTCGGATTCCATTGACCGCAATTCGAGCCTTGGCGATAACCGCAATTCCTTCGAGTCATCAAGCGGCAGAGATGCGGATATCGGTTCAACAAAGGACGCATATATCAGCAGCAGCAATGCCGATGCCGGCACTACCAGCGAAACCTATATCAGTGAGCGCGACGCGCAAGACGGGCTGATCCGCGACAGTTCGGCGCTTAACCATAACCAGGACCCGCTTATTGGCGATGAACGCAGTTCCACTATCAGGGGCGACCGCAACTCAACTTTGGGCAGTGACAGCGATGCCGGATTAGATGACGATCTGGGCCGTCCGAATAAAAGAGGGCAAGCGGGGCTGTAA
- the tyrS gene encoding tyrosine--tRNA ligase, translating to MGNELIEDLKWRGLLYQQTDEEGMAKLLEEQKISLYCGVDPTADSMHIGHIVPLLTLRRFQMHGHQPILLVGGATGMIGDPSGRNEERQLQSTEQIDKNVDAIKVQMERIFDFNSENGARMVNNRDWIGEMSVIEFLRDYGKLISVNYMLAKESVASRLESGISFTEFTYTLIQAIDYNHLYNHYNCRVQIGGSDQWGNITSGLEVIRKTHDEEAKAFGITIPLVTKADGTKFGKTAGGAVWLDAKKTSPYEFYQFWINTADADVIKYLKIFTFMERKEIEALQESVETEAHLRKAQTVLAEEMTKLIHGEEALQDAQRITKALFSGDLKALSAEEMKAAFKDVPSVEMVKEPKSIVDLIVEAGISSSKRQAREDVTNGAISVNGEKVTDLEYVIDEKDRLEDAFAIVRRGKKKYHMVQFQ from the coding sequence ATGGGCAACGAATTGATTGAAGACTTAAAATGGCGGGGTCTGCTATACCAGCAGACTGATGAAGAAGGCATGGCGAAATTATTGGAGGAACAAAAAATTTCCTTGTACTGCGGAGTGGATCCAACAGCAGACAGCATGCATATTGGGCATATTGTGCCTTTATTGACATTGCGGCGTTTCCAGATGCACGGCCATCAGCCGATTCTGCTTGTCGGCGGAGCGACCGGGATGATCGGAGATCCGTCTGGCCGCAACGAAGAACGCCAGCTGCAATCTACTGAACAGATTGATAAAAACGTAGATGCGATCAAAGTTCAAATGGAACGTATTTTTGATTTTAACTCAGAGAACGGAGCTCGTATGGTCAACAACCGCGACTGGATCGGCGAGATGAGCGTCATCGAGTTCCTGCGGGATTACGGGAAACTGATTTCCGTCAATTACATGCTGGCAAAAGAATCTGTAGCCTCCCGTTTGGAAAGCGGCATCTCGTTCACCGAGTTTACGTACACGCTCATCCAGGCGATAGACTACAATCATTTATACAATCATTACAATTGCCGGGTTCAGATCGGCGGATCGGACCAATGGGGGAATATCACTTCAGGCCTTGAAGTGATCCGCAAAACACACGATGAAGAAGCAAAAGCATTTGGCATTACGATTCCATTGGTAACGAAAGCGGATGGCACGAAATTCGGCAAGACGGCTGGCGGAGCCGTATGGCTTGATGCGAAGAAGACTTCGCCGTACGAGTTTTACCAGTTCTGGATTAACACGGCGGATGCCGACGTAATCAAGTACTTGAAAATTTTCACGTTCATGGAGCGTAAAGAAATTGAAGCATTGCAAGAATCAGTGGAAACAGAAGCGCATTTGCGTAAAGCACAAACGGTTCTGGCGGAAGAAATGACGAAGTTGATCCACGGTGAAGAAGCGCTCCAAGATGCACAGCGCATCACCAAAGCATTGTTCAGCGGGGATTTGAAAGCTTTGTCTGCTGAAGAAATGAAAGCGGCATTTAAAGATGTGCCTTCTGTTGAAATGGTGAAAGAGCCGAAAAGCATTGTCGACTTGATTGTAGAAGCCGGCATTTCGTCTTCAAAACGCCAGGCAAGAGAAGATGTGACAAACGGCGCCATTTCAGTGAACGGTGAAAAAGTGACCGATTTGGAATACGTCATTGACGAGAAAGACCGGCTGGAAGATGCCTTTGCCATTGTCCGCCGCGGCAAGAAAAAATACCATATGGTGCAGTTTCAATAA
- the megL gene encoding methionine gamma-lyase has protein sequence MKKPEINMETAVVHKGYKSSLHHDSLATPLYQTSTFAFESAEEGENRFAGNCEGNIYSRLGNPTVRVLEERMAEIEYGEGALAFGSGMAAVSASLIYLTKAGDHVLCSRGIYGCTFGLLEMMEEKYGITHNLVSMTTEQEIEQALCPETVCIYVETPINPTMEIVNLEAVVSVAKKHGLRVVVDNTFSSPYLQNPIQLGADFVLHSATKYLNGHGDVVGGILVGKDGAEMQQLRMTVQKDVGGIMSPFDAWLLLRGLKTLHVRMDRHISNAKTVLAFLKQEPLVKKIYYPFDENHPQMEIAKRQMRDGGGLISFEIEGGKKEAQAFMNALSLVKIAVSLGDAETLIQHPASMTHAVVPQLSREAMGITESLMRLSVGLEHTDDLIADLTKAFEAVKPKLQEA, from the coding sequence ATGAAAAAGCCAGAAATTAATATGGAAACAGCAGTTGTCCACAAAGGATACAAAAGTTCGCTCCACCATGACAGTTTAGCGACTCCGCTTTATCAAACGTCAACTTTTGCTTTTGAAAGTGCTGAAGAAGGAGAAAACCGGTTTGCCGGAAATTGCGAAGGCAATATTTACTCCCGTTTGGGAAATCCCACAGTCCGTGTGCTGGAAGAACGGATGGCGGAAATCGAATACGGTGAAGGGGCGCTCGCTTTTGGGTCAGGAATGGCAGCAGTTAGTGCCTCGCTGATCTATCTGACGAAAGCAGGGGACCATGTACTTTGCTCAAGAGGGATTTACGGCTGTACGTTCGGGCTGCTTGAGATGATGGAAGAGAAATACGGCATTACACATAATTTGGTTTCGATGACGACCGAGCAGGAAATTGAACAAGCGCTCTGTCCGGAAACGGTCTGCATTTATGTCGAAACACCGATCAATCCGACGATGGAAATCGTCAATTTGGAAGCGGTGGTTTCAGTCGCCAAAAAACACGGGCTGCGTGTCGTGGTTGACAACACATTCAGCTCACCTTATTTGCAGAACCCGATTCAATTGGGGGCGGACTTCGTCCTGCACAGTGCCACGAAATATTTGAACGGCCATGGGGATGTGGTCGGGGGAATATTGGTTGGCAAAGACGGGGCCGAAATGCAGCAGCTCCGCATGACCGTTCAGAAAGATGTCGGCGGGATCATGTCGCCATTCGATGCTTGGCTTTTGCTGCGCGGCTTAAAAACGCTCCATGTCCGCATGGACCGGCATATTTCCAATGCCAAGACAGTACTTGCTTTCTTGAAACAGGAACCGCTGGTCAAGAAGATATATTACCCATTTGATGAAAATCACCCGCAAATGGAAATCGCCAAGCGCCAAATGCGGGACGGCGGCGGATTGATTTCATTTGAGATTGAAGGCGGGAAAAAAGAAGCGCAGGCCTTTATGAACGCATTGTCGCTGGTGAAAATTGCTGTCAGCCTGGGAGATGCAGAAACGCTGATTCAACATCCGGCTTCGATGACCCATGCGGTGGTGCCGCAGCTGAGCCGGGAAGCTATGGGCATTACCGAATCGCTGATGCGGTTATCTGTTGGCCTTGAGCATACGGATGACTTGATTGCAGATCTGACAAAAGCTTTTGAAGCCGTAAAGCCGAAATTGCAGGAAGCATAA
- a CDS encoding STAS domain-containing protein yields the protein MVENQQLYEYLRERTWEMTEQWYRTLDKNQRGIYSTKNPEEIENLKRQNHDFHVLFCSMFSEDQQDFSQEFQDWIKEIAADDGHLKTPIVVVIEEFFRTQQQYLKTIAEYASQHHEEVTFDQLSKWNLAIVETIGKVILEFTAQNTRVAQERLQTQQQMIVEMSAPVILLTKSSGFLPLVGEITSHRAQIIFEKTLKQCAKHNLERLVVDLSGVPIIDTMVAQQVFQLITGLKIIGVKTALSGISPVIAQTAVHLGIKFTDIEVYNSLAQALKENGVQLVQ from the coding sequence ATGGTGGAAAATCAACAACTGTATGAATATCTGCGTGAACGTACATGGGAAATGACTGAACAATGGTATAGAACATTGGATAAGAACCAAAGAGGGATTTACAGTACAAAAAATCCCGAAGAAATAGAAAATCTTAAACGCCAGAATCATGATTTTCATGTGTTGTTCTGTTCGATGTTTTCCGAAGATCAGCAGGACTTTTCGCAGGAATTTCAAGATTGGATTAAGGAAATTGCTGCAGATGACGGGCATTTAAAAACACCGATCGTCGTGGTTATCGAGGAATTTTTCCGTACCCAGCAGCAATATCTTAAAACGATTGCAGAATATGCTTCCCAGCATCATGAAGAAGTTACTTTTGATCAGTTGAGCAAATGGAATCTGGCCATCGTTGAAACCATCGGAAAAGTGATTCTTGAATTTACTGCGCAAAACACAAGAGTCGCCCAGGAGCGCTTGCAAACCCAGCAACAGATGATTGTGGAAATGAGTGCGCCTGTGATTCTGCTGACGAAAAGCTCCGGATTCTTGCCGCTGGTGGGAGAGATCACTTCACACCGGGCTCAAATCATTTTTGAAAAAACCTTGAAACAGTGCGCCAAGCATAATCTGGAGCGGCTGGTCGTCGATTTATCCGGTGTGCCGATCATTGATACGATGGTCGCGCAGCAAGTATTCCAATTGATTACCGGTTTGAAAATCATCGGCGTCAAAACCGCTTTATCCGGCATCAGTCCGGTTATCGCACAAACGGCGGTGCATCTCGGCATCAAATTCACGGATATCGAAGTGTATAATTCACTTGCCCAGGCTTTGAAAGAGAACGGTGTCCAGCTTGTGCAATAG
- a CDS encoding cobalamin-binding protein, whose product MRIISICPSNTELLAFLDAENLLVGIDDYSDWPGQVTALPRLGPDLAIRMDELEALKPDLVLASLSVPGMEKNVEELVRRKIPHLVLNPQTLEEIGQDLLAVGQACGIDAHPVHTEFLAVIEDIKNRSSLAESRPSLYWEWWPKPVFTPGNVNWLTEISDITGARNAFDDVASANFQTDWEDVRQRDPDYILLAWVGIMTSKVKPELVRKRPGWNEMKAYNHIHIMEEELYCRPSPRLIEGAIRLGKLIHPELYGDMELPRFIREKQI is encoded by the coding sequence ATGAGAATCATTTCAATATGCCCCAGCAATACCGAACTGCTGGCTTTTTTAGATGCAGAAAATTTACTGGTCGGCATCGATGATTATTCTGACTGGCCCGGCCAAGTCACTGCCTTGCCGAGGCTCGGCCCTGATTTAGCGATTCGGATGGATGAACTGGAAGCATTAAAGCCGGACTTGGTTCTTGCGTCACTCAGCGTACCCGGAATGGAGAAAAACGTAGAAGAGCTGGTCCGCAGAAAAATCCCGCATTTGGTGTTAAATCCACAAACACTTGAAGAAATCGGTCAGGATTTATTGGCTGTTGGACAAGCCTGCGGCATCGATGCGCACCCGGTACATACGGAATTTTTGGCAGTCATCGAAGACATCAAGAACCGTTCATCATTAGCAGAGAGCCGCCCGTCACTTTACTGGGAATGGTGGCCAAAGCCCGTTTTTACTCCCGGCAACGTAAACTGGCTGACGGAAATCAGCGATATTACAGGAGCACGCAATGCATTTGATGACGTCGCTTCCGCTAATTTCCAGACAGACTGGGAAGATGTACGGCAGCGTGACCCTGACTATATCCTGCTTGCCTGGGTCGGCATCATGACTTCAAAAGTGAAGCCTGAACTGGTCCGAAAACGGCCCGGCTGGAATGAAATGAAAGCTTATAACCACATTCACATCATGGAGGAAGAACTGTATTGCCGCCCTTCTCCCCGCCTTATCGAAGGAGCTATCCGTTTGGGTAAACTGATCCACCCTGAATTATACGGCGATATGGAGTTGCCGCGGTTTATACGTGAAAAACAAATATAA